The genomic interval TATGGTACCATCTTGAAAGAGGAGGAAACAGTGTATTTAAGTCAAGACATTAAGCCAATCAGCTATCTCAAATCAAATACAGCACATGTTGTCAATAGTGTTACGGAAACACGAAGAGCCATCTATATAACACAAAATGGTGAGGCGAAAGTTGTCGTTCAAGACATCAAATCATTTGAAAATACTCAAAATATGCTGACACTTCTTAAGTTAATTGTGCAAAGTGAAAATGAGATGAATGACACTAAAATAATTGAACAAGAAGGTATGTTTCTTTCCCTTGAAGCGAAACTTTTTCATGAAACTATATGAGGTTTATTGGACACATAGTGCACAAGGAGATTTAGAACATAGTGTTGAGTATATAAAGCTGGATAGTTTAGATCTTGCTAAAAAGGTCTTTTTTGAAATCAAAGAGTCTTGCGATGCGTTGTACCATTTTCCAGAACGAAAAAGAGTTGTGCCAGAACTGAGCTATATTGGCATCACCCATTATCGAGAAGTTATCCATAAACGATGGCGAATCATTTTTAAAATAGAACGAAATGCTGTCTTTGTTTTATTGGTAGCAGATAGCAGTCGAAATTTTGAAGATCTCCTTTTGCAACGCCTCCTTAAATAGTTCAAATAAATTTCCATATCCTCCCTTTTCAAGGTCAGGGTTAAACTTTTAACTTTTTACAACAAAATATATAATCTCTTTGTTCAACTTTATATTTTGATATAATGACACAATGAAATATAAATTAACTGGGCATGCTATAGATGTCATGACTTCAAGAGGTATCACGATAGAGTGGATTGAACGGGCAGTTGAGTCTCCATCTTTTCACACCAGCATTTCTGATTTTGAAGAACATTTTTTTAAAACTATTGAAGAAGTTTCAAATTGGTGCTTAAAAGTAGTGGTTAATCCAACAAGTATGAAGATAGTCACTGCCTATTTTGATAGAAACATGAGAAAAAAAGGATGCAAAGATGAAAATTAAATACGATAAAGAGATAGATGCCATTTATGTCATACTATCATCTGACGTGATAGTTGAGAGTGAAGAAAAATTGAAAGATATCATCGTTGATTACAATGACAAAGATGAAGTTGTTGCGATAGAAGTATTGAATGTCAAAGAAACTACACACGAAATTGATTTGCCATTTATTCTAAAAACTGCATAACCGAAAAATTATCAAGCAAATAAAATCTTTAGGAGGAATGAAATGAGTACTTTAATCTTACTTATGGGAGTATCTTTTTTTAGTGTTTTGGGTTATATTGTTTATACTTCTCTTAATTTAGAACTCTAAAAAGATTATCGCTTATCAATAAGGAGTTATACTTTTAACTCTTCAACCTAATAAATTTGCCCCTCAAAGTATGGTATACTATGGTAATTATTTTAAGGAAAATACCATGACTAAAAAAATAACCATTACTTTGGAAGAGACTCTTATTGATGAATTAGGTCTTATTGCACTCGAAAGTGGAAAGAAAAAAGCTCAGGTCATTCGTGAAGCCTTACAAGATTATTTTGATGTACAAGCTGTTAGTAAAACAGTACAAGAGTACAAAATGGGTATGCTCAAAACCATCTCTCACAAAGATATAAAGGCTGAACTTGGCTTATGATATTATTTATGACCCAAAAGTTCTCAAACAACTCAAAAAATTAGACAAAGAGATAGCTTCTTTGATACTTGAGGGTATAGAATCTTTCGCAAAGAGTCCTGTGCTTACCAAAATTAAAAAACTTAAAACACCGTTTGATGGGGCATATAGACTTCGCATTGGTGATTATAGAGTTATTTTTTATCATGAAGAAAATCTAATGCTTATTTCTAAAGTTGCGCACCGAAAAGATGTTTATCTGTAAATTATAGCATTAAACGTTTACATGTAAACGTTTAAAGTTCAGTCCTCCCCGATAAATTCACATCGTCTTGACAAATAAACTATCTTGTATTAAAATGCCAATATATTGTCAAAAGGAGCTTTAGATGCAAGCCATTTTTTATTCACAGGCTAGAAATAACCTAAGAAGTATTATAAGCAAAGCATGCACGGATTTTGATCAGTTCATCATTACAACAAAAGATAATCAGTCTGTTGTGCTCATGTCCTACGATGAATACAGTGCCATCAAAGAAACAATGTACCTACTTTCTTCAAAAACTAATAGAGATAGGCTCTTAGATGCTGTTGAAGAGATTGAAGGTATGAAATTTACATGTAAAGAAATTGCATGATCATTGGCTTTGCCGCGAAAGGATGGGAAGATTATCTTTATTGGCAAGAAAATGATAAAAAAATTGTAAAACGCATCAATCTACTTTTAGAAGATATTAAACGAAATCCACATGATAGCAATGGTATTGGAAAACCAGAACGACTAAAAGGTGACTTGGAAAAATACTTTTCAAGGCGTATTACTGCAGAGCATCGATTGGTTTATAAATTTTTGGATGATTTAATTATTGTGGCACAATGCAGATTTCATTATTAAATTTTTTTAAACCTCTTTAATTTCTAAAAAGCTTACTATTTCATCACACATTTATTTGACTTTATTACTTTTTTTTGTATACTTCTGATTGTAACCGAATGGTAACCAAAATTTAAGGAGAAAATATGAAATTAGCTAAACTTAGCTTGGCGGCTATCGTTGTTGCTGGACTTGCATCTAGCTCATTCGCAGCAGACACACTTGCTGACGCTTTTAAAAATGGTACAGTAAATGGTGAGCTTAAAGCTTATTATTTTACAAGAGATAATGGTAATGATGATTCAGATATCTTTACAACAGGTGTTATGCTTGGCTATAAAACAGCATCATTCTATGGCTTTACTCTTGGATTAACGGCTCAAGGTAGTTCATCTCCTTTTGCTGATGATGATGCAAAAGGTGAGAATGGCAATACTGCAAGTTTTGTAAGTGATATGTATGGTTCAGGTGCTGTACTATCAGAGGCCTATATCGCATATAACATCGGTAAAACAACAGCAATGGTCGGACGTATGTTCTTAGATACTCCTCTTGTTGCTTCTTCTGGTAACCGTATAATTAAAGAAGCGTTTGAAGGCGCTGCTGTAATCAATACAGATCTTCCAAACACTACTTTAATTGCTGGGTATGTTCAAAAATTCCAATCAAGAACAGACCGTGATGGCAATATTGGTGAATTTACTAAAACATTCTCAACAAACTCTTCAGTTAATGCAGAACTTGATAATGGTGGATATACATTTGCCGTTATCAATAAATCAATCACTGGTTTAACCTTAACAGGCGCATATGCTTATGCAGATGCTTATTATGAAACAGATGCTGGCGTAGTAGCTGTTGATGGTGGTGTTAATGTTGGTTATGTTGAAGCATTGTATGAAGGTAAAGTTGGCGAGGTTGGCTTTACACTTGGTGCACAAGACTATTATAATAGTTTTGAAGATTCTACAACAGCTGATGATAGCATTAATTTATATGCATTTAAAGCTGGTCTAAGCTTTAAAGGTATCAACGGTACTGTAGCATATTCTCAAGTAAGTGATGATGCCGTAGCAGGTGATGCCCTTATTTCTGGATTAGGTAATGGCGCTGATCTTCTTTATACTGACCCAGTTATTGCAATGAACGGTTACAACAGAGATACAAAATCATACCTTATTGATTTAAATTATGATATAACTGAAGCAGCAAACATTGGTGTACGTTACGTACTTGCTGATGGATATTTAGGTGCAACATCAAATCCAAAGACTGTTACATCAGATAAATACGAAGCTTCTTCTTCAGCTGTGTATGGTTCTTATAAATTTGCAGGTGCTCTTAAAGGATTTAGCCTTGGTGCTCAATATGAGAAACAAGATAAAGATGTTGATGGCGACGACCTTTGGGTTAAAGCTAACTACAAATTCTAATTCTCACTTTTTAATCGCTCCGTCTTGTTATGAGGCGGAGTTACTCTCTCTTCCCTATAACGTGTTCTTCGCTATAAATTACGAATCATACTCCAATAGATTTCTTGCACAGCACCGAATGTGTTATAATGTAAGTAATCAATTTATAGGAGGCAGATATGAGTCGTGAAGATATTTTATCTTTTTTACAATCACATAAAGATGAAT from Sulfurospirillum multivorans DSM 12446 carries:
- a CDS encoding type II toxin-antitoxin system Phd/YefM family antitoxin; this encodes MYLSQDIKPISYLKSNTAHVVNSVTETRRAIYITQNGEAKVVVQDIKSFENTQNMLTLLKLIVQSENEMNDTKIIEQEGMFLSLEAKLFHETI
- a CDS encoding type II toxin-antitoxin system RelE/ParE family toxin yields the protein MKLYEVYWTHSAQGDLEHSVEYIKLDSLDLAKKVFFEIKESCDALYHFPERKRVVPELSYIGITHYREVIHKRWRIIFKIERNAVFVLLVADSSRNFEDLLLQRLLK
- a CDS encoding DUF4258 domain-containing protein; this translates as MKYKLTGHAIDVMTSRGITIEWIERAVESPSFHTSISDFEEHFFKTIEEVSNWCLKVVVNPTSMKIVTAYFDRNMRKKGCKDEN
- a CDS encoding DUF2283 domain-containing protein; translated protein: MKIKYDKEIDAIYVILSSDVIVESEEKLKDIIVDYNDKDEVVAIEVLNVKETTHEIDLPFILKTA
- a CDS encoding CopG family transcriptional regulator, which produces MTKKITITLEETLIDELGLIALESGKKKAQVIREALQDYFDVQAVSKTVQEYKMGMLKTISHKDIKAELGL
- a CDS encoding type II toxin-antitoxin system RelE family toxin, which encodes MAYDIIYDPKVLKQLKKLDKEIASLILEGIESFAKSPVLTKIKKLKTPFDGAYRLRIGDYRVIFYHEENLMLISKVAHRKDVYL
- a CDS encoding type II toxin-antitoxin system Phd/YefM family antitoxin, whose protein sequence is MQAIFYSQARNNLRSIISKACTDFDQFIITTKDNQSVVLMSYDEYSAIKETMYLLSSKTNRDRLLDAVEEIEGMKFTCKEIA
- a CDS encoding Txe/YoeB family addiction module toxin, giving the protein MIIGFAAKGWEDYLYWQENDKKIVKRINLLLEDIKRNPHDSNGIGKPERLKGDLEKYFSRRITAEHRLVYKFLDDLIIVAQCRFHY
- a CDS encoding OprD family outer membrane porin translates to MKLAKLSLAAIVVAGLASSSFAADTLADAFKNGTVNGELKAYYFTRDNGNDDSDIFTTGVMLGYKTASFYGFTLGLTAQGSSSPFADDDAKGENGNTASFVSDMYGSGAVLSEAYIAYNIGKTTAMVGRMFLDTPLVASSGNRIIKEAFEGAAVINTDLPNTTLIAGYVQKFQSRTDRDGNIGEFTKTFSTNSSVNAELDNGGYTFAVINKSITGLTLTGAYAYADAYYETDAGVVAVDGGVNVGYVEALYEGKVGEVGFTLGAQDYYNSFEDSTTADDSINLYAFKAGLSFKGINGTVAYSQVSDDAVAGDALISGLGNGADLLYTDPVIAMNGYNRDTKSYLIDLNYDITEAANIGVRYVLADGYLGATSNPKTVTSDKYEASSSAVYGSYKFAGALKGFSLGAQYEKQDKDVDGDDLWVKANYKF